A window from Corynebacterium urogenitale encodes these proteins:
- the dnaN gene encoding DNA polymerase III subunit beta: MDQQNVSFTVPKDDFASALAWVARSLPSKPTQPILRGVMIVANDEGLELSGFDREVSTRVHINAEVDEPGSILVAGKLLSDIVGSLPNKPITMRLEETTVTLSSGSSRFELRPMTIEDYPVLPALPETTGTIDPHLFSQAINQVATAAGRDDTLPMLTGIHVEIDGPNVVMAATDRFRLAVRNFTWNPSADSAQATLLVPARTLHDAARSLDPHNNQDISIAVGSGENIGKDGLLGIEMDERHMTTRLLDAEFPKFRPLLPNHHSALASVEIAPLNDAIRRVSLVADRNAQIQMEFAPGSLTLSAGGSEVGKATEQLDCAFTGEPLTIAFNPGYLKDGLAAIDSQRVVFGFTMPSRPAILIPEPQELPEADADGNYPTPDTEFIYLLMPVRLPG, translated from the coding sequence ATGGATCAGCAGAACGTGAGTTTCACCGTGCCGAAGGATGACTTCGCCTCCGCACTGGCATGGGTTGCACGCTCGTTGCCGTCCAAGCCAACCCAACCCATCCTTCGCGGCGTGATGATTGTGGCGAATGACGAAGGTTTGGAACTTTCCGGTTTCGACCGTGAGGTCTCCACCCGCGTCCACATCAATGCAGAGGTCGATGAACCCGGCAGCATCCTGGTCGCAGGCAAGCTCCTGTCCGACATTGTTGGTTCCCTGCCAAACAAGCCGATCACCATGCGTTTGGAGGAGACGACTGTCACCCTCTCCAGCGGTTCCTCGCGCTTCGAGCTGCGACCGATGACGATTGAGGACTACCCCGTTTTGCCGGCACTGCCGGAAACAACCGGCACCATCGACCCACACTTATTCTCCCAGGCCATCAACCAGGTCGCTACCGCAGCAGGGCGCGATGACACGCTGCCGATGCTCACAGGTATTCACGTGGAAATCGATGGTCCGAATGTGGTGATGGCAGCGACCGACCGTTTCCGCCTGGCTGTCCGTAATTTCACGTGGAACCCATCTGCCGATTCTGCTCAGGCCACCTTGTTGGTTCCTGCGCGTACATTGCACGACGCCGCGAGGTCCCTGGATCCGCACAATAACCAGGACATTTCAATTGCCGTGGGCTCCGGGGAGAACATCGGCAAGGATGGGCTGCTTGGCATCGAGATGGATGAGCGTCACATGACCACCCGCCTGCTCGACGCAGAATTCCCGAAATTCCGTCCACTGCTGCCAAATCACCATTCCGCACTGGCGAGCGTGGAGATCGCTCCGCTCAATGATGCAATTCGCCGTGTGTCCCTGGTTGCGGATCGAAATGCGCAGATTCAGATGGAATTCGCACCGGGTTCCCTCACCCTGTCCGCTGGCGGTTCCGAGGTGGGTAAGGCTACCGAGCAGCTGGATTGCGCTTTCACTGGTGAGCCACTGACGATCGCCTTCAACCCTGGTTACCTCAAGGATGGCCTGGCGGCTATCGACTCGCAGCGTGTTGTCTTCGGTTTCACCATGCCTTCGCGCCCTGCGATCCTCATTCCTGAGCCACAGGAACTGCCGGAGGCTGATGCGGACGGAAATTACCCGACCCCTGACACGGAGTTCATCTACCTGCTGATGCCAGTGCGCCTGCCGGGCTAA